The Lycium ferocissimum isolate CSIRO_LF1 chromosome 1, AGI_CSIRO_Lferr_CH_V1, whole genome shotgun sequence genome includes a region encoding these proteins:
- the LOC132046655 gene encoding meiotic recombination protein DMC1 homolog, translating into MLAFKPEEQLQLVEREEIDDEEDLFEAIDKLITHGINAGDVKKLQDAGIYTCNGLMMHTKKNLTGIKGLSEAKVDKICEAAEKIVNFGYITGSDALLKRKQVVRITTGSQALDELLGGGIETSAITEAFGEFRSGKTQLAHTLCVSTQLPTSMKGGNGKVAYIDTEGTFRPDRVVPIAERFGMDAGAVLDNIIYARAYTYEHQYNLLLGLAAKMAEEPFRLLIVDSVIALFRVDFTGRGELADRQQKLAQMLSRLIKIAEEFNVAVYMTNQVIADPGGGVFISDPKKPAGGHVLAHAATIRLMFRKGKGEQRVCKVYDAPNLPEAEAVFQITPGGIADAKD; encoded by the exons ATGCTTGCATTCAA ACCTGAAGAACAGTTACAGCTAGTTGAACGTGAAGAAATCGATGATGAAGAAGACTTATTTGAAGCTATTGATAAAC TGATAACTCATGGAATCAATGCTGGGGATGTGAAGAAGCTGCAAGACGCAGGTATCTACACCTGCAATGGCTTGATGATGCACACGAAAAAG AACTTGACTGGGATCAAAGGGTTATCCGAGGCAAAAGTTGACAAGATATGTGAAGCAGCTGAGAAGATAGTG AACTTCGGCTATATTACTGGGAGTGATGCTCTGCTCAAA AGGAAGCAAGTAGTTCGCATTACAACTGGAAGTCAGGCACTGGATGAACTCTTAGGAG GAGGGATAGAAACTTCAGCAATCACTGAAGCTTTTGGTGAATTCAG ATCTGGAAAGACACAACTTGCTCATACTCTATGTGTCTCTACTCAG CTTCCTACCAGTATGAAGGGAGGGAATGGAAAGGTGGCTTACATTGACACTGAGGGAACATT TCGTCCAGATCGTGTTGTGCCCATTGCTGAAAGATTTGGAATGGACGCAGGAGCAGTTCTTGACAAT ATCATTTATGCTCGTGCATATACGTATGAACATCAATACAACCTACTTCTTGGTCTGGCAGCAAAGATGGCTGAAGAGCCTTTCAGACTTCTG ATTGTTGACTCTGTGATTGCTTTATTTCGAGTGGATTTCACTGGAAGAGGAGAGCTTGCAGATCGTCAG CAAAAGCTGGCTCAGATGCTGTCCCGACTGATAAAGATAGCTGAGGAATTTAATGTTGCTGTGTACATGACCAATCAAG TTATAGCTGATCCAGGAGGTGGTGTGTTTATATCAGATCCAAAGAAACCAGCAGGAGGTCATGTCCTTGCTCATGCAGCAACTATAAGACTAATGTTCAGGAAAGGCAAAGGAGAACAGCGTGTCTGCAAGGTGTATGACGCACCAAATCTTCCAGAGGCTGAAGCA GTTTTTCAGATAACACCTGGAGGAATTGCAGATGCGAAGGACTGA
- the LOC132046662 gene encoding stem-specific protein TSJT1-like produces MLAVFEKSVAKSPEALQSPNNDSAVCAMKDGFLAQRFSSAHSGSVTINLGSAGLLAYSSERQNPLLPRLFAVVDDIFCMFQGHIENVAHLKQQYGLNKTANEVIIVIEAYRTLRDRGPYPPDQVVKDIHGKFAFVLYDSSLKSTFLASDADGNVPFFWGTDAEGHLVLSDDADIVKQGCGKSFAPFPKGCFFTSSGGLRSYEHPRNELKPVPRVDSSGEVCGANFKVDSESKKVESGMPRVGSAANWSQHY; encoded by the exons ATGTTAGCAGTATTTGAGAAATCAGTGGCTAAATCCCCAGAAGCACTACAAAGTCCAAACAATGACAGTGCTGTTTGTGCTATGAAAGATGGTTTCTTGGCACAACGTTTCTCATCAGCACATTCAGGTTCAGTTACTATCAATCTTGGTTCTGCTGGTTTATTGGCTTACTCTTCTGAACGCCAAAACCCTCTTCTTCCCAG GTTGTTCGCTGTTGTGGATGACATTTTCTGCATGTTTCAAGGCCACATTGAGAATGTAGCACATCTTAAGCAACAGTATGGATTAAACAAGACAGCAAACGAAGTGATCATTGTTATTGAGGCTTACAGGACTTTGAGAGATAGAGGTCCTTATCCTCCAGATCAAGTTGTGAAGGATATTCATGGAAAGTTTGCTTTCGTTCTTTATGATAGCTCTTTGAAGTCAACTTTTCTAGCTTCT GATGCTGATGGCAACGTGCCTTTCTTCTGGGGTACTGATGCCGAAGGCCACCTAGTTCTCTCAGATGATGCTGACATTGTGAAGCAAGGCTGTGGGAAATCCTTTGCACCATTTCCCAAAG GATGCTTTTTCACATCTTCTGGTGGCTTGAGGAGTTATGAGCACCCACGTAACGAGTTGAAACCAGTACCTAGGGTGGACAGCTCAGGCGAGGTGTGCGGTGCAAACTTTAAGGTGGACTCAGAGTCTAAGAAGGTGGAGTCAGGCATGCCCAGAGTGGGGAGTGCTGCTAACTGGTCCCAACACTACTAA
- the LOC132046672 gene encoding uncharacterized protein LOC132046672 encodes MNFSCGEKEAPALAPDKRSNSSIFEPCHWADCGGGSCNKTSSVTYSCDCQEGYYNLLNQTAFPCLKKCALGMDCAQLGIDVPNNNSSAPPSLPGIENVCKEMNCGKGTCKSSNSTFGFACECEPGWRQTRSENDNFFKFLPCVVPNCTMNFSCGEKEAPAPAPDKRSNSSIFEPCYWANCGGGSCNKTSPMTYSCDCQEGYYNLLNQTAFPCFKKCALGMDCAQLGIDVMNNNSSPPPSLPDNSKSIAISFFGGGYGWLIITVASMAAVLLI; translated from the exons ATGAACTTCTCCTGTGGAGAGAAGGAGGCTCCTGCCCTGGCACCAGATAAACGCTCTAATTCATCGATCTTTGAAC CTTGCCATTGGGCTGATTGTGGAGGAGGCTCGTGCAATAAGACCTCTTCCGTGACATATTCTTGCGATTGCCAAGAGGGTTATTACAATTTACTCAATCAGACTGCTTTCCCTTGCTTAAAAAAAT GTGCTCTTGGAATGGATTGTGCTCAGCTGGGGATTGATGTACCGAACAACAACTCGTCTGCTCCTCCTAGTTTGCCTGGTATAG AGAATGTGTGTAAAGAAATGAATTGTGGAAAAGGTACTTGCAAATCTTCAAATTCTACTTTTGGATTCGCATGTGAATGTGAACCTGGCTGGAGGCAAACTCGTTCAGAAAACGAtaatttcttcaagtttcttccttGTGTAGTTCCCAACT GTACTATGAACTTCTCCTGTGGAGAGAAGGAGGCTCCTGCCCCAGCACCAGATAAACGCTCTAATTCATCCATCTTTGAAC CCTGCTATTGGGCTAATTGTGGAGGAGGCTCGTGCAATAAGACCTCTCCCATGACATATTCTTGCGATTGCCAAGAGGGATATTACAATTTACTCAATCAGACTGCTTTCCCTTGCTTCAAAAAAT GTGCTCTTGGAATGGATTGTGCTCAGCTGGGGATTGATGTAATGAACAACAACTCGTCTCCACCTCCTAGTTTGCCTGATAACAGCAAAAGTATAG CTATTTCATTTTTTGGTGGTGGCTATGGCTGGTTGATCATCACAGTTGCATCTATGGCTGCAGTTTTGTTGATATAA